From Carya illinoinensis cultivar Pawnee chromosome 5, C.illinoinensisPawnee_v1, whole genome shotgun sequence, one genomic window encodes:
- the LOC122311582 gene encoding transcription factor MYB106-like, with protein sequence MGRSQYCEKKGLKKGPWTPEEDQKLLAYIEAHGHGSWRALPAKAGLQRCGKSCRLRWTNYLRPDIKRGKFSLQEEKTIIQLHALLGNRWSAIATQLPKRTDNEIKNYWNTHLKKRLTKMGIDPMTHKPKTDALGSGSGDSKDAANLSHMAQWENARLEAEARLVRESKLLVANPIQQQVMISSAPGQNINKTLTQLALPPCLDVLKAWQLMQGLWSKSTGAGIFPVGGDDLESPTFTLSFSVNAFPIQSTVALTENQVAAAVDFAANSSVTCGVGIIKDRQMPEELKERWDNTMSLQEMTYTTESPWLADSFRSMSENTPLSNIVEGFTDILAYHSDDKNSLLAGDNIMENGDKTCSGNFEENNNHYWNSILNLVNNPSSSTGSPLF encoded by the exons ATGGGCAGGTCTCAATACTGCGAGAAGAAGGGGCTGAAGAAAGGGCCCTGGACCCCTGAGGAAGACCAGAAGCTTTTGGCTTACATCGAAGCACACGGCCATGGAAGCTGGCGAGCTTTGCCCGCAAAGGCTG GGCTTCAGAGATGTGGGAAGAGCTGTAGGCTGAGATGGACCAATTATCTCAGACCTGATATCAAAAGAGGAAAGTTCAGCTTGCAGGAAGAAAAGACCATCATTCAGCTTCATGCTCTTCTTGGGAACAG ATGGTCCGCAATTGCAACTCAGTTGCCCAAGAGAACCGACAACGAGATTAAGAACTACTGGAACACACATCTTAAGAAAAGACTAACTAAAATGGGCATCGATCCCATGACCCACAAGCCCAAAACGGATGCCCTCGGCTCCGGAAGTGGGGACTCCAAAGACGCAGCAAATTTAAGCCACATGGCTCAGTGGGAGAACGCACGGCTCGAAGCCGAGGCCAGACTGGTAAGGGAGTCGAAGCTGCTTGTGGCCAACCCTATTCAACAGCAGGTCATGATCTCCTCTGCTCCTGGTCAGAACATCAACAAAACCCTCACTCAACTCGCACTGCCGCCATGCCTTGACGTGCTCAAAGCATGGCAACTCATGCAAGGGTTATGGTCAAAGTCGACCGGAGCCGGCATATTCCCAGTCGGCGGAGACGACCTCGAATCTCCGACATTCACGTTGAGCTTCTCGGTGAACGCATTCCCCATCCAAAGTACTGTTGCACTCACCGAAAACCAAGTGGCCGCAGCAGTTGATTTCGCCGCCAATAGCTCGGTTACATGCGGGGTTGGGATTATCAAAGACAGACAAATGCCAGAAGAACTCAAAGAAAGATGGGATAACACAATGTCATTGCAGGAAATGACGTATACCACGGAAAGTCCATGGTTGGCGGATTCCTTTAGGTCTATGAGTGAGAACACGCCTCTCTCAAATATCGTGGAAGGTTTCACTGATATCTTGGCCTATCACAGTGACGACAAGAACTCATTGTTGGCCGGAGACAACATTATGGAAAATGGAGATAAAACCTGCAGCGGCAACTTTGAGGAGAATAATAATCATTACTGGAACAGCATACTCAATCTAGTGAATAATCCTTCGTCGTCGACTGGTTCTCCtttgttttga